One Deltaproteobacteria bacterium CG11_big_fil_rev_8_21_14_0_20_49_13 DNA segment encodes these proteins:
- a CDS encoding 30S ribosomal protein S9 — protein MPKQTVFAATGKRKCSIARVRMIPGAGSMVINKKVFETYFGRPALQMIVQQPFKVTGTVGRFDITANIIGGGLSGQADALKHGIARALLLMNPDYRKPLKKAGYLTRDSRVKERKKYGHKKARKRFQYSKR, from the coding sequence ATGCCAAAACAGACCGTATTTGCAGCAACAGGAAAAAGAAAGTGCTCGATAGCCCGCGTGAGAATGATCCCGGGCGCAGGGAGCATGGTCATAAACAAGAAGGTCTTCGAGACTTATTTCGGCAGGCCAGCTCTTCAAATGATCGTCCAACAGCCTTTTAAGGTAACAGGTACCGTCGGTCGTTTTGATATCACTGCCAATATAATTGGTGGAGGTCTTTCCGGTCAGGCAGACGCTTTAAAACACGGCATTGCAAGGGCGCTTCTTCTTATGAACCCTGATTACAGAAAGCCCCTCAAAAAAGCGGGCTATTTAACACGCGACTCAAGGGTTAAAGAGCGTAAAAAATACGGCCACAAGAAGGCACGTAAACGCTTCCAGTACAGCAAGAGATAA
- the trxA gene encoding thioredoxin: MASELVKHVNDADFESVVISSSIPVLVDFWAPWCGPCKALAPIIDKVAEEQTGKVLVCKVNVDDSPEVAAKYGIRGIPTLIYFKGGNVVNQLTGSVPKSQIDSLIA; the protein is encoded by the coding sequence ATGGCGAGTGAACTTGTAAAACATGTGAACGATGCGGATTTCGAGAGCGTTGTTATAAGCTCTTCTATCCCGGTCCTTGTAGATTTTTGGGCCCCGTGGTGCGGACCCTGCAAGGCGCTGGCCCCGATCATCGATAAAGTGGCTGAAGAACAGACGGGGAAGGTGCTTGTCTGCAAAGTAAATGTCGACGATTCGCCTGAGGTGGCCGCCAAGTACGGCATTCGCGGCATTCCCACGCTTATCTATTTTAAGGGCGGAAACGTAGTGAACCAGCTCACGGGCTCCGTTCCCAAGTCCCAAATAGATTCTCTTATCGCCTAA